A window of the Scophthalmus maximus strain ysfricsl-2021 chromosome 8, ASM2237912v1, whole genome shotgun sequence genome harbors these coding sequences:
- the tmem178a gene encoding transmembrane protein 178A isoform X1: MPSNGNSDGNQAKSSAGTSSGTGSGSVHVPAMERARPVTVTVSAVSLALSVMSLLLLVTAISTDHWYETDTRRHKENCDRHGSDSNDQKNREMPIYHLPLMDTGSGGARQRDVALMKPVHVGSREEELLENWRAILGMGILETECGRPLFSTHYGLWRKCYFKGLDPDIDKLIDRGIAERCSAVKYHFSQPIRLRNIPLNLTRTIQQDEWHLLHLRRITAGFLGMAAAVLLCGSIVASVGFFWEESLTQHVSGLLFLMAGIFCTISLCTFAASVTYDLSRNPPFIYGLPADVDHGYGWSICCAWASLGLIVASGCLGTTFPFLSRAGALRSKTARESSV, encoded by the exons ATGCCCAGTAACGGAAACAGCGACGGTAACCAAGCGAAGAGCAGCGCCGGGACCTCCTCCGGGACGGGGAGCGGCTCGGTCCATGTCCCGGCCATGGAGAGAGCCCGGCCGGTGACGGTGACCGTGTCTGCGGTCAGCCTCGCGCTCAGCGTGATGTCCCTTCTGCTGCTGGTCACCGCCATCTCCACCGACCACTGGTACGAGACCGACACCCGCAGACACAAGGAGAACTGCGACCGACACGGATCCGACTCCAACGACCAGAAGAACCGAGAGATGCCCATCTACCACCTGCCGCTGATGGACACCGGCAGCGGCGGCGCTCGGCAGCGGGACGTGGCGCTGATGAAGCCGGTTCATgtgggcagcagagaggaggagctgctggagaactGGAGAGCCATCCTGGGGATGGGCATCCTGGAGACCGAGTGCGGTAGGCCGCTGTTCTCCACTCACTACGGCCTGTGGAGGAAGTGCTACTTCAAGGGCCTGGACCCGGACATCGACAAGCTCATCGACCGGG GTATCGCAGAGCGATGCTCAGCCGTCAAGTATCACttctctcagccaatcagactGAGGAACATCCCCCTGAACCTGACAAGGACCATCCAACAGGACGAGTGGCACCTGCTGC acCTGCGGAGGATCACAGCAGGGTTTCTGGGGATGGCTGCAGCGGTTCTGTTGTGTGGGAGCATCGTGGCATCGGTCGGGTTCTTCTGGGAGGAGAGTCTGACGCAGCACGTGTCCGGACTGCTGTTCCTcatggcag GAATCTTCTGCACCATCTCTCTGTGTACGTTCGCAGCCAGTGTGACATATGACCTCTCCAGAAACCCACCGTTCATCTACGGTCTGCCGGCGGACGTGGACCACGGGTACGGCTGGTCCATCTGCTGCGCCTGGGCAAGTCTGGGTCTGATCGTTGCCTCCGGCTGCCTCGGTACCACTTTCCCTTTCCTGAGCCGGGCCGGAGCCCTGCGGTCCAAAACCGCCCGTGAGTCCTCCGTCTGA
- the tmem178a gene encoding transmembrane protein 178A isoform X2: MPSNGNSDGNQAKSSAGTSSGTGSGSVHVPAMERARPVTVTVSAVSLALSVMSLLLLVTAISTDHWYETDTRRHKENCDRHGSDSNDQKNREMPIYHLPLMDTGSGGARQRDVALMKPVHVGSREEELLENWRAILGMGILETECGRPLFSTHYGLWRKCYFKGLDPDIDKLIDRGIAERCSAVKYHFSQPIRLRNIPLNLTRTIQQDEWHLLRIFCTISLCTFAASVTYDLSRNPPFIYGLPADVDHGYGWSICCAWASLGLIVASGCLGTTFPFLSRAGALRSKTARESSV; this comes from the exons ATGCCCAGTAACGGAAACAGCGACGGTAACCAAGCGAAGAGCAGCGCCGGGACCTCCTCCGGGACGGGGAGCGGCTCGGTCCATGTCCCGGCCATGGAGAGAGCCCGGCCGGTGACGGTGACCGTGTCTGCGGTCAGCCTCGCGCTCAGCGTGATGTCCCTTCTGCTGCTGGTCACCGCCATCTCCACCGACCACTGGTACGAGACCGACACCCGCAGACACAAGGAGAACTGCGACCGACACGGATCCGACTCCAACGACCAGAAGAACCGAGAGATGCCCATCTACCACCTGCCGCTGATGGACACCGGCAGCGGCGGCGCTCGGCAGCGGGACGTGGCGCTGATGAAGCCGGTTCATgtgggcagcagagaggaggagctgctggagaactGGAGAGCCATCCTGGGGATGGGCATCCTGGAGACCGAGTGCGGTAGGCCGCTGTTCTCCACTCACTACGGCCTGTGGAGGAAGTGCTACTTCAAGGGCCTGGACCCGGACATCGACAAGCTCATCGACCGGG GTATCGCAGAGCGATGCTCAGCCGTCAAGTATCACttctctcagccaatcagactGAGGAACATCCCCCTGAACCTGACAAGGACCATCCAACAGGACGAGTGGCACCTGCTGC GAATCTTCTGCACCATCTCTCTGTGTACGTTCGCAGCCAGTGTGACATATGACCTCTCCAGAAACCCACCGTTCATCTACGGTCTGCCGGCGGACGTGGACCACGGGTACGGCTGGTCCATCTGCTGCGCCTGGGCAAGTCTGGGTCTGATCGTTGCCTCCGGCTGCCTCGGTACCACTTTCCCTTTCCTGAGCCGGGCCGGAGCCCTGCGGTCCAAAACCGCCCGTGAGTCCTCCGTCTGA
- the opn6a gene encoding opsin 6, group member a: protein MSSISSSVWRNHSSTLGGGRDPPLSDQGETIIGVYLLLLGWLSWFGNSIVLFVLYRQRSTLQPTDYLTFNLAVSDASISVFGYSRGIIEIFNVFQGSDYLISSIWTCQVDGFFTLVFGLSSINTLTVISVTRYVKGCHPSRAHHISVSSVSVCLLLIWITAGFWSGAPLLGWGSYKDRGYGTCEIDWAKASHSSVYRSYIISIFVFCFFVPVLVMLFCYVSIINTVKRGHALSAEGDLTDRQRKMERDVTIVSIVICTAFILAWSPYAVVSMWSAWGFHVPNLTSIFTRLFAKSASFYNPLIYFGLSSKFRKDVAILLPCARDARDTVRLKRFKPKPEAHGRAAAGGGARLKVPPNQTEKKYSPGNWPTPAPGPAGGRSPPCTPPPVNKEVFYMDVPRPSEASAEYECERL, encoded by the exons ATGTCCTCCATCAGCAGCTCCGTCTGGAGGAACCACAGCTCCACCctgggggggggacgggacccTCCCCTGTCCGACCAGGGAGAGACCATCATCGGAgtctacctgctgctgctgg GTTGGTTGTCCTGGTTCGGAAACAGCATCGTCCTCTTCGTCCTGTACCGGCAGAGATCCACGCTGCAGCCCACAGACTACCTGACCTTTAACCTGGCCGTCTCCGACGCCAGCATCTCAGTGTTTGGTTACTCCAGAGGCATCATTGAGATTTTCAACGTGTTCCAGGGCAGCGACtacctcatctcctccatctgGACCTGCCAG GTGGATGGGTTCTTCACGCTGGTGTTCGGTCTGAGCAGCATCAACACACTGACGGTGATCAGCGTCACTCGCTATGTGAAGGGATGTCACCCGAGCAGAG ctcatCACATCAGTGTGTCCAGTGTATCCGTGTGTCTCCTGTTGATCTGGATCACAGCTGGATTCTGGTCTGGAGCTCCGCTGCTCGGCTGGGGGAGCTACAAGG ATCGAGGTTACGGGACGTGTGAGATCGACTGGGCGAAGGCGAGCCACTCGAGCGTGTACCGGTCGTACATCATCTCCATCTTCGTCTTCTGTTTCTTCGTCCCCGTGCTCGTGATGCTCTTCTGCTACGTGTCCATCATAAACACGGTGAAGCGAGGCCACGCCCTCTCTGCTGAGGGCGACCTCACCGACCGCCAGAGGAAGATGGAGCGAGACGTCACCATC GTTTCCATAGTGATCTGTACGGCCTTCATCCTTGCCTGGTCTCCGTACGCCGTGGTGTCCATGTGGTCGGCGTGGGGTTTCCACGTGCCGAACCTCACCAGCATCTTCACACGCCTCTTCGCCAAGTCCGCCAGTTTCTACAACCCGCTCATCTACTTCGGACTCAGCTCCAAGTTTCGTAAAGACGTGGCGATCCTGCTGCCCTGCGCCCGCGACGCCAGAGACACGGTCCGGCTGAAGAGATTCAAGCCAAAGCCCGAAGCCCACGGCCGCGCcgccgcaggaggaggagccagacTCAAGGTTCCTCCAAACCAGACAGAGAAGAAGTACTCGCCCGGGAACTGGCCCACGCCGGCTCCCGGCCCAGCCGGTGGGAGGAGTCCGCCCTGCACGCCGCCGCCCGTCAACAAGGAGGTGTTCTACATGGACGTGCCGCGGCCGTCAGAGGCCAGCGCCGAGTACGAGTGTGAGAGACTCTGA